The following coding sequences are from one Gossypium raimondii isolate GPD5lz chromosome 4, ASM2569854v1, whole genome shotgun sequence window:
- the LOC105780167 gene encoding uncharacterized protein LOC105780167 — translation MAIEKPLFMKILSRTDIKVRLSVPTKKKRCFLNFQNRHKVEFKVKDDNGKDWVFCCSIRKKKGYRKPVLSKGWLPFVRCWKLEIGDGVRVYRMMDKDGKEYYRIEVIKRRDSPLIRNHDAEEPSALAVASYGDVEEEAYEVGGEFLMNA, via the coding sequence ATGGCAATAGAGAAACCACTATTCATGAAGATACTTTCAAGGACGGATATCAAGGTGCGGTTGTCTGTTCCAACTAAGAAGAAAAGATGTTTCCTGAATTTCCAAAACCGGCATAAGGTGGAGTTTAAGGTGAAGGACGACAATGGGAAAGACTGGGTGTTTTGTTGTTCAATAAGGAAGAAGAAAGGCTATCGGAAGCCGGTTCTCAGTAAAGGATGGCTTCCATTTGTGCGGTGTTGGAAGCTGGAAATCGGTGATGGAGTGAGAGTTTATAGGATGATGGATAAAGATGGTAAGGAGTACTATAGAATTGAAGTGATCAAGAGAAGAGATTCACCTTTAATTCGGAACCACGATGCCGAAGAACCATCAGCCTTGGCGGTAGCAAGCTACGGTGATGTTGAAGAGGAAGCATATGAAGTTGGAGGTGAGTtcttgatgaatgcttga
- the LOC105780166 gene encoding ATP phosphoribosyltransferase 2, chloroplastic isoform X1: MSQFSSAFTAASSVSLPPPSFYVSVSKRSFIYCCSSSQSTTTVVNGKFDGKIVERDEIRFGLPSKGRMAGDTLDLLKDCQLSVKQVNPRQYVAQIPQLSNVEVWFQRPKDIVRKLLSGDLDLGIVGLDTVSEYGRNGTLLLQYFYQGDEDLIIVHDALKYGDCRLSLAIPKYGIFENINSLKELAQMPRWTIDRPLRVATGFTYLGPKFMQENGLKHVIFSTADGALEAAPAMGIADAILDLVSSGTTLRENNLKEIEGGVVLESQAVLVASRKALIQRKGALDTTHEILERFEAHLRAADQFMVTANMRGSSAEEVAERVLSQPSLSGLQGPTVSPVLCKRDGKVAADYYAIVICVPKKALYKSVQQLRAIGGSGVLISPLTYIFDEETPRWRELLSKLGL; the protein is encoded by the exons ATGTCTCAATTCTCCTCCGCATTCACGGCCGCCTCCTCGGTCTCACTTCCTCCTCCGTCGTTCTACGTATCGGTTTCTAAACGCAGCTTCATCTATTGTTGTTCGTCGTCGCAGTCTACAACGACCGTTGTTAATGGGAAATTCGATGGTAAAATCGTTGAAAGAGATGAGATTCGTTTCGGCTTGCCTAGCAAAGGTCGCATGGCTGGTGACACTCTCGATCTACTCAAG GATTGTCAATTGTCGGTTAAGCAGGTCAATCCTAGACAGTATGTTGCACAAATACCTCAG CTTTCCAATGTAGAAGTCTGGTTTCAGCGGCCCAAAGACATTGTACGGAAATTGTTATCTGGAGATTTAGATCTTGGTATTGTGGGGCTTGATACTGTCAGTGAATATGGGCGG AATGGAACTTTACTGCTTCAATACTTTTATCAGGGGGATGAAGATCTTATCATTGTTCATGATGCCCTCAAGTATGGAGATTGCCGTTTGTCCCTTGCA ATTCCTAAGTATGGGATCTTTGAGAATATCAATTCACTGAAGGAGCTAGCTCAAATGCCTCGGTGGACTATTGATAGACCTCTAAGAGTTGCAACTGGCTTCACTTAT CTTGGTCCTAAATTTATGCAAGAAAACGGATTGAAGCATGTGATATTTTCAACTGCTGATGGAGCCTTAGAGGCAGCTCCTGCG ATGGGAATAGCTGATGCAATCTTGGACCTTGTGAGTAGCGGGACAACTCTGAGGGAAAACAACTTGAAAGAgattgaaggtggagttgtatTGGAAAGTCAG GCTGTTCTAGTTGCAAGCAGAAAAGCATTAATCCAGCGGAAGGGAGCTCTAGACACAACACACGAGATTCTGGAAAGATTTGAGGCTCATTTGAGGGCAGCTGATCAGTTCATG GTAACTGCAAATATGAGGGGCAGTAGCGCAGAGGAAGTTGCTGAGCGAGTACTGAGCCAGCCATCATTATCTGGGTTGCAG GGCCCCACAGTATCTCCAGTTCTTTGCAAGCGTGATGGAAAAGTAGCTGCTGACTACTATGCGATAGTCATATGTGTACCGAAAAAAGCTCTATACAAGTCTGTACAACAGTTGAGAGCG ATTGGAGGCAGTGGAGTGCTAATTTCACCATTGACCTACATTTTCGACGAAGAGACCCCAAGATGGAGGGAACTGCTCTCGAAGCTTGGTCTTTAG
- the LOC105780166 gene encoding ATP phosphoribosyltransferase 2, chloroplastic isoform X2, which yields MSQFSSAFTAASSVSLPPPSFYVSVSKRSFIYCCSSSQSTTTVVNGKFDGKIVERDEIRFGLPSKGRMAGDTLDLLKDCQLSVKQVNPRQYVAQIPQLSNVEVWFQRPKDIVRKLLSGDLDLGIVGLDTVSEYGRGDEDLIIVHDALKYGDCRLSLAIPKYGIFENINSLKELAQMPRWTIDRPLRVATGFTYLGPKFMQENGLKHVIFSTADGALEAAPAMGIADAILDLVSSGTTLRENNLKEIEGGVVLESQAVLVASRKALIQRKGALDTTHEILERFEAHLRAADQFMVTANMRGSSAEEVAERVLSQPSLSGLQGPTVSPVLCKRDGKVAADYYAIVICVPKKALYKSVQQLRAIGGSGVLISPLTYIFDEETPRWRELLSKLGL from the exons ATGTCTCAATTCTCCTCCGCATTCACGGCCGCCTCCTCGGTCTCACTTCCTCCTCCGTCGTTCTACGTATCGGTTTCTAAACGCAGCTTCATCTATTGTTGTTCGTCGTCGCAGTCTACAACGACCGTTGTTAATGGGAAATTCGATGGTAAAATCGTTGAAAGAGATGAGATTCGTTTCGGCTTGCCTAGCAAAGGTCGCATGGCTGGTGACACTCTCGATCTACTCAAG GATTGTCAATTGTCGGTTAAGCAGGTCAATCCTAGACAGTATGTTGCACAAATACCTCAG CTTTCCAATGTAGAAGTCTGGTTTCAGCGGCCCAAAGACATTGTACGGAAATTGTTATCTGGAGATTTAGATCTTGGTATTGTGGGGCTTGATACTGTCAGTGAATATGGGCGG GGGGATGAAGATCTTATCATTGTTCATGATGCCCTCAAGTATGGAGATTGCCGTTTGTCCCTTGCA ATTCCTAAGTATGGGATCTTTGAGAATATCAATTCACTGAAGGAGCTAGCTCAAATGCCTCGGTGGACTATTGATAGACCTCTAAGAGTTGCAACTGGCTTCACTTAT CTTGGTCCTAAATTTATGCAAGAAAACGGATTGAAGCATGTGATATTTTCAACTGCTGATGGAGCCTTAGAGGCAGCTCCTGCG ATGGGAATAGCTGATGCAATCTTGGACCTTGTGAGTAGCGGGACAACTCTGAGGGAAAACAACTTGAAAGAgattgaaggtggagttgtatTGGAAAGTCAG GCTGTTCTAGTTGCAAGCAGAAAAGCATTAATCCAGCGGAAGGGAGCTCTAGACACAACACACGAGATTCTGGAAAGATTTGAGGCTCATTTGAGGGCAGCTGATCAGTTCATG GTAACTGCAAATATGAGGGGCAGTAGCGCAGAGGAAGTTGCTGAGCGAGTACTGAGCCAGCCATCATTATCTGGGTTGCAG GGCCCCACAGTATCTCCAGTTCTTTGCAAGCGTGATGGAAAAGTAGCTGCTGACTACTATGCGATAGTCATATGTGTACCGAAAAAAGCTCTATACAAGTCTGTACAACAGTTGAGAGCG ATTGGAGGCAGTGGAGTGCTAATTTCACCATTGACCTACATTTTCGACGAAGAGACCCCAAGATGGAGGGAACTGCTCTCGAAGCTTGGTCTTTAG